The Bartonella australis AUST/NH1 genome contains the following window.
AAAAAAATACGATATCACGCACCTTATCTCTGTAATCTCTTATAAAAAACACAAATAGGCCTATAAAAGCGCAATGTTTATATTTTTTTAAGAAATCGCTAACCCGTCATTAATATTGTTGATCTAGACAATAGGCAGAAACGGAAAACAAACTGTTTTTCTTCGGGTCAGGTAGTGCGTACCGAAGCAATGATCTCTGCCGAATATTGGGTATTATAGAGAGAACATGTACTCATAAGACTGCGCATCTATTTTTCAGGATAGCGCAGTTTTATGCTTTATAGGAAGGCCATTTTGGCCGTGTATATTATCGGTAAAAATCTTTTCTACGAGGGAACAATTTATCAGCGTGCTTAAACAAATTCAAAAAAAGAAGATGCACACTATTTTGCTAATTTTTCATCGTCCTTGCGCCCACAAAGCGCTTGTTTCAGCACAAAAATCAGCATAGCATTCCGCTTCGATAGAAGCCCGAATACCTTGCATAAGCTGTTGATAATAAAAAAGATTATTCCACGTTAGTAACATACCCCCAAGAGATTCTCCGGACTTAATTAAGTGGTGTAAATAAGCGCAACTGTAATCACGAGCAGCGGGACAAAGCGATTGTAGATCGAGAGGAAGTGGATCTTCTGCATAACGAGCATTACGCAAATTAATCCTGCCGAAGCGAGTGAAAGCTAAACCATGACGACCCGCACGAGTTGGCATAACACAATCAAACATATCAATACCCCGGGCGACACTTTTCAAAATATCATCCGGCGTTCCCACCCCCATGAGATAACGCGGTTTATCCTCTGGCAAAATCGAACAAACAACATCTAATACATTTATCATAATATTTTGAGGTTCACCAACCGCAAGCCCTCCAATCGCGTAGCCTTTCAAATCCATCTCTTTCAGTGCTTGAGCAGAGCGTTCGCGCAACTTCATATTATCACCGCCTTGCACAATACCGAACATAGCTTTATTTGGTTGATCACCAAAAGCCGTTTTACAACGCTGCGCCCAAGATAGCGAGAGTTCCATAGCCATTTCCATTTCTCTCTCGCTTGCCGGTAACGCAATACATTGATCAAGCTGCATTTGAATATCAGAATCAAGGAGCCCTTGGATTTCGATGGAACGCTCCGGACTCATTTCGTAATACGCTCCATTAATATAAGAGCGAAAAATTACGCTTTTCTCCGTAATTTTACAAATTCCTGCGAGCGACATAACCTGAAACCCTCCAGAATCTGTCAAAATAGGTCCAGGCCAGCGGATAAACTCATGTAGCCCTCCCAAACGCGCTACACGCTCAGCTCCTGGGCGCAACATTAAATGATATGTATTGCCCAAAATTATATCTGCCCCAAGAGTACTCAACTGATCCATATACATGGCCTTAACAGTTCCCGCGGTCCCAACCGGCATAAATGCTGGTGTGCGAATACACCCACGCGCTGTTATAATTTCGCCCCGGCGTGCGCACCCATCTTGAGAGATTTTGTTATAATGAAATGTTTTTATCATCATTCTTATCTTTTTAATTTTATCAACTCATACCGTCATAAAAATAAAAAATACTTTTTCAAACTACATTATAGACGCTTCCAAGATTCTCTATACGCTGAAGGTCTGCACACAGAAAATTTGAGAAAAATAAGTGAAAATAGTAATTTGGCCTAATACCCCCCACAATAAATAGCCGTACTCACCCATTACAACCTAAATACCCGTAAAACTATTGCTTTAGCGGGAACGATGTTTGTTCTTACAGATTTTTGCTACTATATTGATATTTTTATAGTTTGAGCGTTTATATGGCCAATTTCTGAGCACCTTTTACAACCACACGCGTTCCCCACTTTTATAGATATAAAAACTTTTTACGTCTATAAGTAACGTAACAAAATACCGCTTTGTGCATGATTTTTTAAACCATCTAGAGATCTTTGACAAAATATGAACAGCGTTAACGCTGTTGCTGCCTTTTCTTCGCTGCTAGAACTGACAGAGTGACCTTTTTATCTTAACATCCCATCATCAAATGTGCTCCATCACAACATATAAAAAGCAAAATATAGTCAAAAGTCAGCTCCCGCAGTGCTATCAGCACATAATAAGGTCCGCAGAAACTGCATCAAACAACTTAATATGTAGTATTAGCGCCCCCGCATCGGAACTTACCAGAAAATTAAGAGACGCAAAATCCCGCGCTCTTTTTTAATAAACCTAAAGCGAAGAGCCCACTCACACAGATAGTCAATTTTAAGGTAATTGATTGTCCTAAAAAACGCGAAATAAAAATCCTATTTACTCGAAATGTATGGCCCACACCTGCCCCAAAGAACCTTATAAAAGGCAATTATTGTACAACGCATAATTATTCTATATTCGCGGCGATTGTAGCTTTAATAATGACGTCAGGATTCACTACAGGTTCGCCACGCTTGATCTTATCGACATTTTCCATACCTTCAATAACCTGCCCCCACACGGAATATTGACGATCAAGCCAAGGAGCGTCCGCGAGGCAAATAAAAAATTGCGAATTAGCAGAATTTGGATTCTGACTACGTGCCATAGAAACTATACCGCGTTTATGAGAAAAATTGGAAAACTCTGCTTTCAAATCAGGTTTATCCGAGCCGCCCATACCTACACGCGACGAATTAAATTTTTCGCTGTCTTTTTTTCCAAATTGCACATCGCCGGTCTGTGCCATAAAACCATCGATAACGCGGTGAAAAACAACATTATCGTAAGCACCTTCGTCAGCGAGTTCTTTAATACGCATAACATGACAAGGAGCCAAGTCAGCAAAAAGCTCAATAACTATTTTGCCTTTTGTTGTTTCAAGAATGAGAGTGTTCTCTGGATCTCTGACCTCAGCCATGTAGATTACTCCTTTAAATTATTTATCAATTTTCAAATAGGCAGCATCGATAACATCAGGATCTGGTACAGATCCATTATTATCCACAGTGCCTTTTTTAATTTTATCAACAACCTCTATTCCCTCAATAACTTCCCCGACAACAGTGTACTGACTATTTAAAAAAGGAGAGTCACTGAAACAAATAAAGAATTGAGAATTTGCCGAATTAGGGTCCTGTGAACGTGCCATGCCAACTGTGCCACGTTTAAATGGCTGCGCCGAAAACTCTGCTGGCAGATTAGGATAATTTGAACCACCTGCGCCAACACGTTTAAGATCAAAATCAACGCTGCCCTTTTTCCCAAACTTTACATCACCAGTTTGTGCCATAAAACCGGGAATGACACGATGAAACACAACATTATTATAAGCTCCTTCTTCCGTTAATTTCTTGATTTGATCAACATGTTTTGGCGCGAGATCAGGACGAAGGCGAATAATGACGTTACCGTTTTTGAGGGATAAAACGAGGATATTACGGTCATCTGCTACTGCGTTAGACGAAAAAAAGCAAAAAACATATACTAAAATGGCAAAGACTTTAGGATACATCATCATTCTCTTTCGAAGATTTGCATTTTAAGAGCAAAGCTTGCGCGACATTTTGGGGGACAAAAGGTGCAACATCCCCCCCCATAGCAGAAATCTGCCGCACTAACGTAGAGGTAATCGTACGGCCGAAAACACTAGCTGGTAAAAAGACAGTTTGCAATTCGGGAGCCATGATCCCATTCATTCCTGCCATCTGCATCTCGTAATCAAGGTCAGTGCCATCGCGCAAACCGCGAATGAGGAAAGAAGCACCAATCTCACGTGCTTTATCTATTAAAAGATTATCAAATGAAATAACCCGCAACCGTTTAGAATCTACATTTAATAAATCCTTCCCCACTTGTGCGATTAAATCAGCACGTTCTTCAAAGCTAAAGAGTGGCTGTTTTTTAGGCTGTATGCCTATCGCCACCACGACTTCATCAGCTAACGCCAAACTGCCTCGCAAAACATCAAGGTGACCATTTGTAATAGGATCAAAGGAACCCGCATAAAGAGCAATTGTCATCATTCTACCCCGACAGTTTCAGAGTCATTTCTCTTCTTTAACGCTAACCGCCTCAAAATGCTCTTCGCTTTCACCGTCTAATTGGCCGGCGTGATCTTCAGGATCGGAAATACGCTCTACCGATACAACTTTTTCACCTTTCGCTGTATTGAAAATTTTTACCCCTTTAGTTGAACGACCGGCTATACGGATACCATCAACGGGAACGCGAATAAGCTGCCCCCCATCAGAAACCAACATAATCTGATCTTTTTCCTCTACCGGAAAAGCAGCTACTAATTTGCCAATTTCAGCTCTCTTGGACGGATCAGTTGCACGAATTCCTTTCCCGCCACGGCCCGAAATACGGAATTCATAGGAAGAAGATCTTTTTCCGTAACCAAGCTCGCTAATTATCAAAAGCGTCTGCTCGTGAGCACTAAGTTCTGCGTAACGTTCATCACTTAATTCCGTTTCAGTTCCCTCTCCATTTTCATCAGCGACCGCAATATCTTCGGTATCAGCACCAGCTGCCCGCCGCTCCTGGAGCACCCGTTTAATGTAAGCGGAACGCTCAGCTGATGTCGCCTCAGTATGCTCTAAAATCGTCATTGAAATGACCTTATCGCCGTCAACGACGTTAATACCGCGCACCCCTATAGAATTACGTCCCGCGAATACGCGAACATCAGTTACAGGAAAACGGATACACTGCCCGTTAGCTGTTGTCAGAACGACGTCATCAAGCTCCGTGCAGGTTTCTACAGAAAGGATTTCATCTCCTTCTTCATCAAATTTCATCGCAATTTTACCATTACGATTAACTTGAACAAAGTCTGATAATTTATTCCTACGCACAGTCCCACGCGTTGTCGCAAACACAACATCCAGTGCGCTCCAGCTTGCCTCATCCTCCGGAAGAGGCATGATCGTTGTTATACGCTCATCTTTCTGTAAGGGTAACATATTAATTAAGGCTCGCCCGCGCGATTGCGGTGTACCAACAGGCAAACGCCAAACTTTTTCTTTATAAACAATCCCGCGCGACGAAAAGAAAAGAACCGGTGTATGTGTATTAACTACAAATAAACGGGTTACAAAATCCTCCTCCTTTGTAGTCATGCCAGAACGCCCCTTACCTCCGCGACGCTGAGCGCGATACGTATTTAAAGGTACTCGTTTAATATAACCACTATGACTAACCGTTACCACCATATCCTCTGGCACGATTAAATCTTCATTATCCATATCGGCGCTACCAAAGCCAAATACAGTACGCCGAGGAGTTGTAAATGTTTCGCGAAGAGCAGTCAATTCGTCTTTAACAATGTTCATAATCCGTGAACGCGACGCTAAAATAAGAAGATAATCAGCGATATCTACCCCAATTTTATTCAATTCATCCGCGACTTCATCACGCCCAAGTGCCGTCAACCTCTGTAAACGCAGTTCCAAAATAGCCCGCGCCTGCTCCTCAGATAAATTATATGTATTATCCTCGTGAATAATGTGCCGAGGATCATCAATAAGTTTAATTAAAGGCGCCACATCAGCAGCTAACCAACGCCGCTCCATTAACTGTATACGAGCTGTTTGCGGATCAGACGCTTTACGAATTAACGCTATAATTTCATCGATATTAGCGACGGCAATAGCAAGACCGACTAAAATATGCGCACGTTCGCGAGCCTTACGCAAAAGATATTTAGTCCGCCGGCTCACCACTTCTTCTCGAAAAGCGACAAACGCGCGAAGCATATCGAGCAAAGTCATTTGCTCAGGCTTTCCTCCATTTAACGCAACCATGTTACAACCGAAAGAAGTTTGCAGCGGCGTGTAACGATAAAGTTGATTCAAAACAATATCGGCAACAGCTTCTCTCTTAAGTTCAATAACCACCCTGTACCCGTCACGATCAGACTCGTCGCGTAAATCAGAAATCCCCTCAATACGCTTATCTCGCACTAATTCAGCTATTTTTTCAATCATCGTTGCTTTATTAACTTGATAAGGTATTTCGCTTACGATAATTGCCTGCCGACCACTGCGAATTTCTTCAATATCGACCTTAGCGCGCATAATAATCGAACCGCGCCCTGTTTCATAAGCCGACCGAATACCCGAACGACCGAGAATAATAGCACCTGTCGGAAAATCAGGCCCTGGAATAATCTCAATCATTTCGTCGAGTGTTATATCAGGGTTATCAATCAAAGCGATACACCCATTAACAACTTCGTCAAGATTGTGTGGGGGAATATTAGTCGCCATCCCCACAGCAATCCCGCCTGACCCGTTTACTAAAAGATTGGGAAAACGTGCTGGCAAAACCACGGGTTCATGTTCACGCCTATCGTAATTATCTTGGAAGTCGACAGTATCTTTACCGATATCAGTCAAGAGTTCTTCCGAAATTTTTTCTAAACGGCATTCAGTATAGCGCATAGCTGCGGGAGGATCACCATCAACAGAACCAAAATTTCCCTGTCCATCAATCAATGGATTCCGCAGAGAAAAATCCTGCGCCATGCGCACTAATGCATCATAAATTGAAGCGTCACCATGGGGGTGAAATTTCCCCATTACTTCACCAACGACACCTGCTGACTTGCGATAAGACTTGCTGAAAGAAAGCCCCATTTCATTCATCGCATAAAGAATACGCCGGTGAACAGGCTTAAGACCATCACGCACATCGGGCAGTGCGCGCGACACAATCACACTCATCGCATAATCGAGATAAGAGCGTTGCATCTCCTCTATAATACTGATCGGCTCAACACCAGTCAGCGCATCACGTTCTGATAGCGAAGTAAGGTCGGTCACAATTTTAATGCTTTCAAATTAAAGAATCACTCCACTCTTTTATACCGAAAAATACACCAAAATGCCAATTTCATTCCTGTTCCAAAGAAGAAATTTAACAATAATTTTCAATATGTTATTCACCAGTATTAAAAATAGTGGATAAAATGATCAGAATTTTCTCCCCTGAACCTTAAAAACATGAAATAAATAATTACAGAAACGCGCGCACACGAGCCAGCCTCGGTGCCGCTTTGAGCAATTATCTTAAACGGAAAATTATAACACCCTTGAGAGAAAAGCTATAGCCTCCGTTACAGCAGGTATTATTTTCAATTTTACCACAATTTCACGATACTGCCCTATCTTATCGGAGAATACCTCTATCCTCACAGAGCCTCCAACGCGTTACTTTTCATTTTCTGACCTTTAGCCGAAAACACCCCCCCGCGCTTCTTCTCTTAAATAATAATACCACCTCAAATCATCAAAAAGGTACATCATCATCTAATTGACGAGAAAATCCCCCTTCTGGCTGAGTACCGCCTTGACCAAAACCGCCCCTCTGATCAGAATCACCGCTCCCAAAATTACCGCCACTGTAACCAGAGTTACCGTAGCCGCTGCCTGATTGATTAGCATCTTGCACATGTTCCCCGCTACTTGCTCCGCGATTATCAAGCATCTGCAATTCACCGCGGTACTTCTGCAAAACGACCTCTGTTGTATAACGATCATTACCGTTTTGATCTTGCCACTTGCGTGTCTGCAACTGACCCTCAATATAAACTTTGCCACCTTTTCTTAAATATTGTTCCACAACCTTGATAAGATTTTCATTAAAAATGACAACGCTGTGCCATTCGGTGCGCTCTTTGCGCTCATTCGTGTTACGATCACGCCAACTTTCTGAAGTGGCAATGCGTAAATTTGCCACTTGATCACCGGAATTTAGGCGGCGAATTTCAGGATCCGCGCCAAGATTACCAATTAAAATAACTTTATTAAGGCTACCAGCCATCACATAAACTCCAGAATTTTAAACCGCCCCATTATAACAAAAGATGATAACAACGCATAGTTTATTCGATTACTTTAAAATAAAAATACCACTATCTCTACCATTTCTCCCACAAAATCTACGTTTTTTATCTCATAAGGATAATAGAATAGATTGTAATTTCAAAAAAATGGCCTTATCTGACGTTTAGCGTTCGATTTTGTCTGCATATGTCAAGGATGAACATGCCTCATCAAAAATATATCTCTATTCGCGGCGCGCGTGAACACAACCTCAAAAATATTGATCTTAATCTCCCTCGTGAAAAACTAATTGTTATAACAGGGCCTTCTGGTTCAGGGAAATCATCCTTAGCTTTTGACACAATTTACGCCGAGGGGCAACGTCGTTACGTTGAAAGCCTTTCCGCCTACGCACGCCAATTTTTGGAAATGATGCAAAAACCAAATGTTGATCAAATAGACGGGCTCTCCCCCACAATCGCTATTGAGCAAAAAACTACTACCCGTAACCCCCGCTCAACAGTTGGTACCGTAACTGAAATTTACGATTATATGCGCCTCCTTTTTGCTCGTGTTGGCGTTCCCTATTCGCCTGTTACAGGCCTTCCTATCGGGAGTCAGACGGTTAGCCAAATGGTTGATCAAATTATGGTCCTACCAGAAGGGACGCGGATCTTTATTATGGCGCCTCTAGTACAAGGGCGGAAAGGCGAATACAAAAGAGAATTGATGGAACTTTTAAAAAAAGGATTTCAGCGTGTCAAAGTTGATGGAAAATTCTACGAAATCCCTGATGTTCCTCCCCTTGATAAAAAATATAAACACGACATAGATGTAGTAGTCGACCGCATTATTGTGCATAATGACATCGCCTCCCGCTTAACCGACAGCATAGAAACCTGCCTGAAATTAGCAGATGGGATCGCAATTGCTGAAATGACGGATCAGCCTTTAACAAAAAAAGGAACCGCTAAAGAACCCGCTAATAAATCAAAAAATGAAACTCATAAAAGATTTATTTTTTCGGAAAAATTTGCCTGTCCCGTGTCGGGATTCTCCATTCCTGAAATCGAACCACGCCTTTTTTCATTCAATAACCCCTTCGGCGCTTGTCCTATTTGCGATGGTCTTGGTACCCAAAAGACAATTGATCCTGCAAGAATCGTTCCGAATGAAAATCTTACTTTGAAAGCCGGAGCAATTGCTCCTTGGTCTAAATCATCTTCACTCTACTATAAGCAAATTTTAGAGGGATTAGGAGAAGCTTACGGGTTTAAACTCACAGATAAATGGTGTGCACTTTCAGATGAAGCACAACGTGCTATTTTATACGGCTCACAAACAAAAGAAATCACCTTTGCTTATAAAGACGGCGCGCGCTCTTATACGGCGACTAAATGCTTTGAGGGTATTATCCCAAACATGAAGCGGCGATGGAAAGAAACCGATTCTGCGTGGTCCCGTGAAGAAATTGAGCGTTACATGTCTTCTTCGCCTTGTCCAGCTTGTAATGGTTACCGCCTAAAACCAGAAGCACTAGCTGTCAAAATCCACGGAATGCATATTGGACAAATATCGGAACTTTCTATTTTAAAAGCAGATGACTGGTTTGCTAATATCCATCAATATCTTGATGAAAAACAACGTAATATTGCAACGCGTATTTTAAAAGAAATCCGCGAACGTTTGGCATTTTTAAATCACGTGGGGCTCGAATATCTGACTTTATCCCGAACTTCAGGGACACTTTCAGGCGGAGAAAGTCAGCGTATTCGACTAGCATCCCAGATTGGCTCAGGTCTTATAGGTGTCCTTTATGTTTTGGACGAGCCATCTATCGGTTTACACCAGCGCGATAATGAACGACTTTTAGAAACGCTGCGCCATCTACGTGACCTTGGAAACACAGTCATAGTTGTTGAGCATGATGAAGATGCCATTCTTGCTGCAGACTATATCGTCGATATTGGCCCTGCCGCAGGCGTTCATGGTGGAGAAATCATAGCCCAAGGCACACCGCAAGAAATCATCGATGATCCATCTTCCCTTACCGGCCAATATCTCTCAGGCAAAATGGCTATCCCTATTCCTATTCAGCGACGCAAAATATCAAAATCGCTTAAAGTGATTGGTGCTCGAGGCAACAACCTTAAAAATATTAGTGCCAACATTCCTCTTGGAACCTTTACTTGCATAACGGGTATTTCAGGAGGAGGGAAATCAACATTTCTCATTGAGACCCTCTTTAAAGCTGCGTCGCGACATATTATGGGAAGCCATCAAAATCCAGCAAGCTATGATAAAATAGAAGGGCTAGAATTTCTTGATAAAGTAATTGATATTAATCAGTCACCTATCGGGCGAACTCCACGTTCTAATCCAGCGACCTATACCGGAGCTTTTACTCCGATCCGCGATTGGTTTGCTGAGCTTCCAGAATCAAAAGCCCGCGGTTATCAAGCAGGGCGTTTTTCATTCAATGTTAAAGGAGGACGTTGCGAAGCCTGCCAAGGTGACGGCGTTATCAAAATTGAAATGCACTTTCTACCTGATGTCTACGTTACTTGCGATGTGTGCCAAGGAAAGCGTTATAATCGGGAAACACTAGAGGTGAAATTTAAAGGAAAATCCATCGCAGATGTCCTCGATATGACTGTCGAAAAAGCCGAGAAATTTTTCCAAGCTGTTCCTGCTATCCATAACAAAATGAAAACCCTCGTCGCAGTCGGGCTTGGTTATATTAAAGTTGGACAACAAGCTACGACGTTGTCCGGTGGAGAAGCGCAGCGTGTAAAGCTCGCCAAAGAACTTTCACGCAAAGCAACAGGCCACACGCTTTATATTTTAGACGAACCGACAACTGGCTTACATTTTCACGATATTTCTAAACTTCTTGAAGTATTGCACGAACTCGTTGAGCAGGGTAATACTGTTGTGGTCATCGAACATAACCTCGAAGTCATTAAAACAGCCGACTGGATTATTGATTTAGGACCAGAAGGCGGAGACGGCGGTGGCGAAATTGTTGCTTCCGGGCGTCCTGAAGATATTATTAATGTCTCCGATTCTTATACCGGAAAATTTCTGAAAAAATTCCTGTTGCGCCAACCTCTGTATAACTCAGACTCTTAAGAAAATTATTGAACAATACAGTGGCAGACAAAGACGGGGTTGTGCCCTTATCTAAGCTATTTTTTCCTGTACGCGCTCCCCGGTTTTTGCGTCCCGTAAAAGGACAGAACTTTACTCCATGTTTACGATAAAATCTTACCAACAAAAAACACACAATCACATTATTTCTGATTTTTCCACGCAAAAAGTATTCATTGGTAAGCCCCGTAATTACAAAGTAATATATAACGGCTTAACTTTGAAGAGAAGATAATGTGGGATATAATTTTAAATAAAAAAATTGAAGCTATCATAAAACTTTTTGAACTTGACAAAGTGAAAGAAGCTCTTCAAAGAGTTGGTTTGCAGGGTAGCACTATGATAGAAGTAAAAAGCTTTGGCCTCCAACGAAGATGTATAAAACTCTATCACCGGGGAGTTAAATACATCGTCTATTTTCTGCCTAAAGTAAAAATTGAAATCACCATTCTTAATAAAACTCTAGAGAAAATTACTGAAGCAATATACAAAGCAATTCAAGCAAGGCATATTGGAGGCGGAAATATATTCGTCTCATCCATCAACGGTGCCACCTATATCTGTAACAGCGAGTCTAGCATTAATGCTCTCTAAAGATTTATGACATTTTCACCTTTTTATTCTCCCTCAGCCCAATAAGGAAATTAAATATGAAAACTGTATCAGATATCCTCAAGCAGATCGCCGATAATGATATACACTTTCTCGACTTGCGCTTCACTGATCCACGAGGTAAATTACACCATGTTACAATGGATGTTGCTGAGGTTAACGAGGACCTATTCACCGATGGTGTTATGTTCGACGGTTCTTCGATTGCCGGCTGGAAGACGATTAATGAATCCGACATGGTATTAATACCAGATCCCCAAACTGCCCACCTGGACCCTTTTTTTGCTCAGTCTACTTTGGTCATACTTTGTGATGTTTTCGAGCCTATTTCTCGAGAATTTTATAGCAGAGACCCCCGTTCTATTGCCAAAAAAGCTGAAGCTTATATGAAATTTTTAAACATCGGTGACACAGTTAATATAGGACCAGAAGCGGAATTTTTTATCTTTGATGATGTACGCTATAAAACTGATCCCTACAATACAGGCTTTAAACTTGATTCAAGTGAACTCCCATCGAATGACGACACTGAATATGAAGTAGGCAATCTCGGCCACCGCCCACGTGTAAAAGGCGGTTATCTTCCTGTTCCTCCTATCGATTCTTGCCAAGATATGCGTTCTGAAATGCTTACTGCACTGACAGATATGGGTGTACGCGTAGAAAAACACCATCATGAAGTAGCTGCGGCCCAGCATGAATTGGGCATCCGATTTGACACTCTGGTTCGTGAAGCTGATAAAATGCAAATTTTTAAGTATGTTGTGCATCAGATCGCAAATAGCTACGGGAAAACAGCCACTTTCATGCCGAAACCGATTTTCGGTGATAACGGCTCAGGTATGCACATTCACATATCGATCTGGAAAGATGGAAAGCCGGTCTTCGCGGGAAATAAATATGCTGGTTTATCAGAAACTTGCTTGTTCTTTATCGGCGGCATCATTAAACACGCGAAAGCCATAAACGCCTTTACAAACCCGTCCACAAATTCCTATAAGCGCTTAGTTCCTGGTTATGAAGCCCCTGTCCTTCTCGCATATTCTGCACGTAATCGTTCCGCAGCTTGCCGTATCCCATTTGGATCCCAGCCAAATTCAAAACGCGTAGAAGTTCGTTTTCCAGACCCAACCGCGAACCCATATCTGGCATTTGCAGCAATTTTAATGGCTGGTCTTGATGGCATCAAAAACAAAATTCAACCCGGGCAAGCTATGGATAAAAATCTTTATGAACTGCCTCCAAAAGAGCTCAAGGACATCCCTACAGTTTCAAGAAGTCTACGTGAAGCACTTGAAGCTCTCGATAAAGATCGCGATTTCCTTAAAGCTGGAAATGTTTTTGATGACCAACAGATTAATTCTTATATTCAATTGAAAATGCAAGAAGTTACGCGCTACGAGGCAACTCCACATCCTGTCGAATTTGATATGTACTACTCTGTTTAAAAAACAAACAATTTCATCCAATCCGGGAATGGAAGTCAAAAGCTTTCATTTCTGGGGAGTGTTTTTTTCATTTATGAATGATGACTTACCTGTTGCCTTTAATATAATAAATTGGGCTACTTGAGCCCGTTATTAAACTTTCTAAGATGCAAATCCAGCAACTTTCTTCTGTTTTTTATTCTCCCCTCATTGTACGAACGACCCAAAATTGAATAAAGAACAACGAAAATTCATAATTCTAAATAGCAAAATCCTTTGAAAAACCAGCGCTGACGCCACCTTAATTCAACCTCTTTCTGAATCATTTGATGATCACTCTATCCGAAAAGCTTAATAAATTCAGGATTTCGTTTAATTGTGAAAAAACCAACAGAACAGCTAATAAAAAATTATAAAAATCATTCAAACCCGAAGCTATGAAAGAAGATCTAGGATACTTTTTGTATGTTCTGGAATCTACCGATATAGAAAATAACGAAAAAAAGCCTACCAAAATTAGCTTCTCATTCAAAGATAATCAGCGACATTTTATTTTTATAATAAGAACGATTCAATCTTAAATACAATAAACGAAGAAGTATTTTCTGGATTTTTAAAACTAAAAACTAAAAAAACTTATCTATGAATAAGCAAAAATAACTTCTGCTGCTGCTTTAAATTCAGAATTCTTGTAAGCGCGGCGCGTCATCACTTCCTCATCAATGCCCCATTGTTCCATCGTCCAATCTTCATCTAAATGCGCAATAGCCCAAGCCTTATCCAAACTGATTTTCCTTTCGGCTACAGCGAGAGCAATGAGAGCGGAACCGGTCAAAGTGGTTATCGTATGAAGCGCAGCAAGTATATAAGGAGATTCTATCCGACGTAAA
Protein-coding sequences here:
- a CDS encoding peptidylprolyl isomerase, whose amino-acid sequence is MYPKVFAILVYVFCFFSSNAVADDRNILVLSLKNGNVIIRLRPDLAPKHVDQIKKLTEEGAYNNVVFHRVIPGFMAQTGDVKFGKKGSVDFDLKRVGAGGSNYPNLPAEFSAQPFKRGTVGMARSQDPNSANSQFFICFSDSPFLNSQYTVVGEVIEGIEVVDKIKKGTVDNNGSVPDPDVIDAAYLKIDK
- the coaD gene encoding pantetheine-phosphate adenylyltransferase — translated: MTIALYAGSFDPITNGHLDVLRGSLALADEVVVAIGIQPKKQPLFSFEERADLIAQVGKDLLNVDSKRLRVISFDNLLIDKAREIGASFLIRGLRDGTDLDYEMQMAGMNGIMAPELQTVFLPASVFGRTITSTLVRQISAMGGDVAPFVPQNVAQALLLKCKSSKENDDVS
- a CDS encoding peptidylprolyl isomerase, with translation MAEVRDPENTLILETTKGKIVIELFADLAPCHVMRIKELADEGAYDNVVFHRVIDGFMAQTGDVQFGKKDSEKFNSSRVGMGGSDKPDLKAEFSNFSHKRGIVSMARSQNPNSANSQFFICLADAPWLDRQYSVWGQVIEGMENVDKIKRGEPVVNPDVIIKATIAANIE
- the tgt gene encoding tRNA guanosine(34) transglycosylase Tgt, whose translation is MIKTFHYNKISQDGCARRGEIITARGCIRTPAFMPVGTAGTVKAMYMDQLSTLGADIILGNTYHLMLRPGAERVARLGGLHEFIRWPGPILTDSGGFQVMSLAGICKITEKSVIFRSYINGAYYEMSPERSIEIQGLLDSDIQMQLDQCIALPASEREMEMAMELSLSWAQRCKTAFGDQPNKAMFGIVQGGDNMKLRERSAQALKEMDLKGYAIGGLAVGEPQNIMINVLDVVCSILPEDKPRYLMGVGTPDDILKSVARGIDMFDCVMPTRAGRHGLAFTRFGRINLRNARYAEDPLPLDLQSLCPAARDYSCAYLHHLIKSGESLGGMLLTWNNLFYYQQLMQGIRASIEAECYADFCAETSALWAQGR
- the gyrA gene encoding DNA gyrase subunit A — protein: MTDLTSLSERDALTGVEPISIIEEMQRSYLDYAMSVIVSRALPDVRDGLKPVHRRILYAMNEMGLSFSKSYRKSAGVVGEVMGKFHPHGDASIYDALVRMAQDFSLRNPLIDGQGNFGSVDGDPPAAMRYTECRLEKISEELLTDIGKDTVDFQDNYDRREHEPVVLPARFPNLLVNGSGGIAVGMATNIPPHNLDEVVNGCIALIDNPDITLDEMIEIIPGPDFPTGAIILGRSGIRSAYETGRGSIIMRAKVDIEEIRSGRQAIIVSEIPYQVNKATMIEKIAELVRDKRIEGISDLRDESDRDGYRVVIELKREAVADIVLNQLYRYTPLQTSFGCNMVALNGGKPEQMTLLDMLRAFVAFREEVVSRRTKYLLRKARERAHILVGLAIAVANIDEIIALIRKASDPQTARIQLMERRWLAADVAPLIKLIDDPRHIIHEDNTYNLSEEQARAILELRLQRLTALGRDEVADELNKIGVDIADYLLILASRSRIMNIVKDELTALRETFTTPRRTVFGFGSADMDNEDLIVPEDMVVTVSHSGYIKRVPLNTYRAQRRGGKGRSGMTTKEEDFVTRLFVVNTHTPVLFFSSRGIVYKEKVWRLPVGTPQSRGRALINMLPLQKDERITTIMPLPEDEASWSALDVVFATTRGTVRRNKLSDFVQVNRNGKIAMKFDEEGDEILSVETCTELDDVVLTTANGQCIRFPVTDVRVFAGRNSIGVRGINVVDGDKVISMTILEHTEATSAERSAYIKRVLQERRAAGADTEDIAVADENGEGTETELSDERYAELSAHEQTLLIISELGYGKRSSSYEFRISGRGGKGIRATDPSKRAEIGKLVAAFPVEEKDQIMLVSDGGQLIRVPVDGIRIAGRSTKGVKIFNTAKGEKVVSVERISDPEDHAGQLDGESEEHFEAVSVKEEK